ATTAAAAGTTAAGTTCTTATTGATAGCAAATATAAAAGTTTTTTTGAAGTTTACAAATTTTTTATAGAAAAATAATTTTAAATTGATAAAATATACCTTTTTTCTTCTAAATATTTTAAATTCATTTTTTTGTTTTATATAGGCTTTACATATGGTGTTTTGTTTTTAAGTAGTTGTTTTATAGTTGTTTAATTATATTTAATTTAATTGTTGTTAAATTGAATAATACAAAAAAATACCACATCTAAAAATAGAGACTGTTTTGATAATTTGGTTTAAATTTGCAGCATGTTAATAGAAGTATTTAAATCAAAGATTCATAGAGTAAAGGTAACAGAGTCTGACCTTAACTATATGGGTAGTATTACAATAGATGAGGAGCTTATAGAAGCGGCAGGTATTGTAGTTGGTGAAAGAGTTTATATTGTAAATGTGAACAATGGTGAGCGTTTTGATACCTATGTAATTAAAGGTAAGAGAAAATCTGGAGAGGTTTGCCTCAATGGTCCTGCGGCGAGAAAGGTGCAGAAGGGAGATATCATCATTATTATTTCTTATGCACAGATGACTCCAGAAGAAGCACAGAATTTCCAACCTAAAATTGTTTTCCCTAACGAAGAAACTAACCTACTTACTTAGATGACGGCTAAAAGTAATCATAATCCGCTTAAGACATTACTTACCATAGTTATATCTATTGGTTTTGCAGGATTGTTTATGTGGTTGGCTGTAAAAGGGTTAGATTTAGAAAGTATTAAGCAATCTCTTGCCAAAGCAAATTACTTTTGGGTAGCGGTGGCCGCTTTTTTTGGAGTGCTGGCGTATTGGGTAAGAGCGATACGCTGGAATTTACTGCTAGAACCTATGGGATACACTATTTCTAATGCCAATGCACTTTGGACTTTATCCTTTGGTTATTTAATGAACCTTACCATTCCTAGAAGTGGCGAAGTAGCAAGAGCGACCGCCCTCTATGGTGTTGAAAAAGTGCCTGTGGATAAATCGTTTGGGACTATTATTCTAGAGAGAGTGGTAGATTTAGTGTGTATGGGGCTTTTTTTAGCATTGACTCTATTGTTTAAATACGATGCTATACTTTCTTTCTACAAAATGGCATCGGCACAAAAACAAGAACAGCAATCCTTACAAGAAGGGAACTCATATAGTATGATTATTTCTTTAGTTTTATTGATGTTGGGTACTTTGGCTTTAATTCTTTTTAGAAAAAAAATACAGCAGACTACAATATATCAGAAAGTAATAAGTTTTATTAAAGGAATTATAGATGGATTAAAGACCATCTTTCAAATCAGGCAAAGGTTGAAGTTTATCCTTTTATCTTTGGGGATTTGGGTATGCTACTATCTAGCGGCGTATTTGGTTTGTTTTGCTTTGCCCGAAACTTCTAACTTGGGTATAGCTGATGGCTTCTTTATTATTGTGGTAGGAACATTAGGAATGATGGTTCCCGCAAGTGGTGGGATAGGAGCTTTCCATTTCGCACTTAAGATAGGATTTATGGCATTGTTTCTATCGTTTGGGTTATCGCCAGAAAAAGGTGGCGAGGTAGGTTTATCTTATGCGTTTATATCTCATACAATGCAGTTGGTAATTATGCTAGTAATGGGGCTTATCGCAATTCCTATGTTAGCGAAGGCTAAGAAAATAGCATTCAAATAATGATTTAATATTTTGAAAAAGGTATTTTTATTTTTAGGATTAGTTATAAATGTGTTGGTGTCGGCTCAAGACGGTACTACGGTTTATAACTTCCTCAATATGCCTTTTTCTGCGAGACAAGCTGTTTTAGGTGAGGTGGTTTCGGTAAGAGATTACGACCAAAACTTAGCGGCAGTTAATCCAGCGTTGCTCAATGTGGAGATGGATTCTAGACTATCCGTAAACTATGCTAGTTATTTGGCTGGTGCTCATTATGGTACAGTAAGTTATACTAAAGACTTGGAGTATGGACATTTAGTTTCTGCCAATGTAAGGTATTTGGATTATGGTAATATGCCTAGAACAGATGAGTTTGGGAATATCAATGGTGATTTTTCTGCGATGGATGCCTCTTTAGGTCTGGGCTATGCTTATCAGTTTGAAGACAATTGGACGATAGGCTCTAATCTTAATCTAGTAACTTCCAAAATAGACAATTATAATTCTATGGCGGTAGTTGGGAGTCTAGGAGTGGCTTATCATAATGATAAATCTAAAGAAACAGTAGGTCTAGTAATAAGAAATTTTGGCTATCAATTCAAGACTTATAATGGTGTTAGAGAAAAGTTACCATTAAGGATAGATTTAGGCTATACCAAACAATTAGACGAATTTCCTTTAGCATTTACTATTACCGCACAAAATCTCCAAAAATGGAATGTTTCTCAAGATTACAACAGAAACGGACAAGAAACTAAATGGACGAGGAAATTGTTTGACCACTTTTCATTTGGAGCAGAGCTATTTCCTGAGCAAAGTTTTAACCTTCGTTTGGGGTATAATGTGAAACGAGGTAACGAGCTAAGTATAGAGGAACAAAGGAATTTCACAGGATTATCTTTCGGATTTGGATTAAAGGTATCCTATTTCCGTTTTGATTATACCCACAGTCGTTATCACAATGCGTCTAACTTTAATTTGTTGGGCGTTTCGTTGGATTTAGTAGAGTTAAGTGGCTACAGAAGATAATAAAAATTAAAAACAACTATGATGACAAAATTACCCGTAATCGCTATAGATGGCTATTCTTCCACAGGGAAAAGTTCTATTTCTAAAGAGATAGCCAAAAGATTGGGGATTATCCATTTAGATACAGGGGCTTTGTATAGAGCCATTACTTATTTTGCCCTTCAGAACTGTCCTTCTACTGATGGATTTAATACTGTTGCTTTGGTGGAACAGTTGCCTAATATTCATTTAGAATTTAAAGAAGAACAGCATCAGTTATCACTTTTCCTTAATGGAGAGAATGTGGCAGAGAAAATCCGTTCTATGGAGGTGAATCAAAAAGTGAGTGATGTTGCTAAAATGCCCGAAGTAAGAAACTTTCTGTTACAAACCCAAAGGGACATTGCGGCTAACGGAGGTGTGGTAATGGACGGTAGGGACATAGGTAGTGTGGTGCTTCCGAATGCTGATTATAAATTTTTCCTCACGGCGAGTGTTGAGGAAAGAACTAAACGAAGATTTCTAGAACTAAAGGCTTCTGGGGTGGAAACTACAATGGACGAAGTGAGAACCAACCTTATTGAACGAGATAAAAAAGACTCGGAGAGGGCGGTAGCTCCTTTAGTCCAAACAGAAGACGCTATTTGTATAGACAATACCAATTTAGATAAAGAGCAGACAATAGAAGCTATCCTAAGCTATATTAAAAAATAAAAAAGAGAGGTTTTTCCTCTCTTTTGTGTTTATGATAAGTATTGGTCTAGCGTTCTCTTAGCCGAAGCAACATCGTGTACTCGCAGAATGCTAGCCCCTTGTTGGAGGACTTTTAGATGCAGTTGTTGCGTTTCTTCGTCTATTTCCAAGGGCGATTT
The genomic region above belongs to Riemerella anatipestifer and contains:
- the cmk gene encoding (d)CMP kinase, with the translated sequence MTKLPVIAIDGYSSTGKSSISKEIAKRLGIIHLDTGALYRAITYFALQNCPSTDGFNTVALVEQLPNIHLEFKEEQHQLSLFLNGENVAEKIRSMEVNQKVSDVAKMPEVRNFLLQTQRDIAANGGVVMDGRDIGSVVLPNADYKFFLTASVEERTKRRFLELKASGVETTMDEVRTNLIERDKKDSERAVAPLVQTEDAICIDNTNLDKEQTIEAILSYIKK
- the porQ gene encoding type IX secretion system protein PorQ; translation: MKKVFLFLGLVINVLVSAQDGTTVYNFLNMPFSARQAVLGEVVSVRDYDQNLAAVNPALLNVEMDSRLSVNYASYLAGAHYGTVSYTKDLEYGHLVSANVRYLDYGNMPRTDEFGNINGDFSAMDASLGLGYAYQFEDNWTIGSNLNLVTSKIDNYNSMAVVGSLGVAYHNDKSKETVGLVIRNFGYQFKTYNGVREKLPLRIDLGYTKQLDEFPLAFTITAQNLQKWNVSQDYNRNGQETKWTRKLFDHFSFGAELFPEQSFNLRLGYNVKRGNELSIEEQRNFTGLSFGFGLKVSYFRFDYTHSRYHNASNFNLLGVSLDLVELSGYRR
- the panD gene encoding aspartate 1-decarboxylase, which codes for MLIEVFKSKIHRVKVTESDLNYMGSITIDEELIEAAGIVVGERVYIVNVNNGERFDTYVIKGKRKSGEVCLNGPAARKVQKGDIIIIISYAQMTPEEAQNFQPKIVFPNEETNLLT
- a CDS encoding lysylphosphatidylglycerol synthase transmembrane domain-containing protein, producing MTAKSNHNPLKTLLTIVISIGFAGLFMWLAVKGLDLESIKQSLAKANYFWVAVAAFFGVLAYWVRAIRWNLLLEPMGYTISNANALWTLSFGYLMNLTIPRSGEVARATALYGVEKVPVDKSFGTIILERVVDLVCMGLFLALTLLFKYDAILSFYKMASAQKQEQQSLQEGNSYSMIISLVLLMLGTLALILFRKKIQQTTIYQKVISFIKGIIDGLKTIFQIRQRLKFILLSLGIWVCYYLAAYLVCFALPETSNLGIADGFFIIVVGTLGMMVPASGGIGAFHFALKIGFMALFLSFGLSPEKGGEVGLSYAFISHTMQLVIMLVMGLIAIPMLAKAKKIAFK